Proteins from a single region of Noviherbaspirillum saxi:
- a CDS encoding NADH-ubiquinone oxidoreductase-F iron-sulfur binding region domain-containing protein — translation MEQKIIPIRPMSPTRERKRQAPKGRRVDPALLAEVQHLLGDRPRRKDLLIEHLHLIQDHYGRLSTHHLAALAQEMRLAQAEVYEVASFYHHFDVVRDDAATNAAAVPALTVRVCESLSCEMAGARDLLERLPGLLGADVRVLAAPCVGRCEQAPVAVVGQKPVAHASTEKVCAVVDAGETQDTPSGYIDYAGYLQQGGYRLLTDCLSGDKSVEAVMSAMESSGLRGLGGAGFPAGRKWRIVGNEPGPRLMAVNIDEGEPGTFKDRTYLERDPHRFLEGMLIAAWAVGIEAIYIYLRDEYHGCRALLTQELAKLQANPPAGKLPEIHLRRGAGAYICGEESAMIESIEGKRGMPRLRPPYVAQVGLFGRPTLEHNFETLYWVREIIEKGPDWFASHGRHGRKGLRSFSVSGRVNKPGVHLAPAGITIQELIDEYCGGMQAGQRFYAYLPGGASGGILPASLNNIPLDFDTLQAYGCFIGSAAVIVLSEQDSAVGAARNMTKFFHDESCGQCTPCRVGTAKSLDLIQQSHWDQALLADLSEVMRDASICGLGQAAPNPIDCVIKYFPHELTETGTRTS, via the coding sequence ATGGAACAGAAAATTATCCCCATTCGGCCTATGTCGCCTACCCGCGAGCGCAAGAGGCAGGCGCCAAAAGGACGTCGGGTTGACCCGGCATTGCTTGCCGAAGTGCAGCACTTGCTTGGCGATCGGCCTCGCCGCAAGGATTTGCTGATCGAGCACCTGCATCTGATTCAAGACCACTATGGCCGGCTATCGACCCATCACCTTGCGGCACTCGCACAGGAAATGCGTTTGGCGCAGGCGGAAGTCTATGAAGTCGCGAGCTTTTATCACCACTTCGACGTGGTAAGAGACGACGCCGCAACCAATGCCGCTGCAGTGCCCGCCTTGACTGTGCGCGTCTGCGAGAGCCTCTCATGCGAAATGGCTGGAGCAAGGGATTTGCTGGAACGGCTGCCGGGGCTGCTCGGCGCCGATGTGCGCGTACTGGCTGCGCCTTGTGTCGGCCGTTGCGAGCAGGCTCCGGTGGCAGTCGTGGGGCAAAAACCGGTTGCGCATGCCTCAACCGAGAAAGTTTGCGCCGTAGTCGACGCCGGCGAAACGCAGGACACGCCTTCGGGCTACATCGACTACGCTGGCTATCTGCAGCAAGGCGGCTATCGGCTATTGACCGACTGTTTGTCCGGCGACAAGAGCGTCGAAGCCGTGATGTCAGCGATGGAGAGTTCCGGGTTGCGGGGCTTGGGCGGCGCCGGTTTTCCTGCGGGCCGCAAGTGGCGCATCGTTGGCAATGAACCGGGACCGCGTCTTATGGCAGTCAACATCGATGAAGGAGAGCCCGGCACCTTCAAGGACAGGACTTATCTCGAACGCGATCCGCATCGCTTCCTGGAAGGCATGCTGATCGCCGCATGGGCGGTTGGCATCGAGGCCATCTACATCTATTTGCGTGACGAGTACCATGGATGCCGCGCTTTATTGACGCAGGAACTGGCGAAGCTGCAGGCAAATCCGCCAGCCGGCAAGCTGCCGGAGATTCATCTTCGTCGCGGCGCAGGGGCCTATATTTGCGGCGAAGAATCCGCGATGATTGAATCGATCGAGGGCAAGAGGGGCATGCCGCGCTTGCGGCCGCCTTATGTTGCGCAGGTCGGCTTGTTCGGGCGGCCGACGCTGGAGCATAACTTCGAGACCCTGTACTGGGTGCGCGAGATCATTGAAAAAGGCCCCGACTGGTTTGCCTCGCATGGACGGCACGGCCGCAAGGGACTGCGGTCCTTCTCGGTATCCGGCCGCGTCAACAAGCCCGGCGTCCATCTTGCGCCCGCAGGTATCACGATTCAGGAACTGATCGACGAATATTGTGGCGGCATGCAGGCGGGTCAGCGTTTCTATGCTTATCTGCCGGGCGGTGCGTCGGGAGGCATCTTGCCGGCGAGCCTGAACAACATCCCGCTCGACTTCGATACGCTGCAGGCTTATGGCTGCTTTATCGGCTCCGCCGCAGTCATCGTTTTGTCTGAGCAGGATAGCGCGGTCGGCGCGGCCCGGAACATGACGAAATTCTTTCACGATGAGTCGTGCGGACAATGCACGCCATGCCGCGTCGGCACCGCGAAGTCCCTCGACCTGATTCAACAGTCGCACTGGGATCAAGCATTGCTTGCGGACCTGTCGGAAGTGATGCGGGATGCATCCATCTGCGGTCTGGGACAGGCAGCGCCGAACCCGATCGATTGCGTCATCAAGTATTTTCCGCATGAGTTAACCGAAACCGGAACAAGGACATCATGA
- a CDS encoding DUF2149 domain-containing protein — protein MKANQARKRLRLYSRLDAHLDDVDEDPRASLVNLVDVMLVFACGLLAALAASTQNALKVPKPVDKGREIQRPASGITQQGNGYDRVGEVFRDPKTGKLVLIEPSTPFTKNQQNK, from the coding sequence ATGAAAGCCAATCAAGCGCGCAAGCGTCTGCGCCTCTATTCCCGGCTCGATGCTCACCTCGACGACGTTGACGAAGACCCGCGTGCAAGTCTGGTCAATCTGGTCGATGTTATGCTCGTTTTTGCGTGCGGCCTGCTCGCGGCACTGGCAGCTAGCACGCAAAACGCATTGAAGGTACCGAAGCCAGTAGACAAGGGCCGGGAAATTCAGCGCCCGGCCAGCGGCATTACCCAGCAAGGCAACGGCTATGACCGCGTCGGCGAGGTATTTCGTGACCCGAAAACCGGCAAGCTCGTTTTGATCGAGCCTTCTACTCCCTTTACTAAGAACCAGCAGAACAAATAA
- a CDS encoding cobaltochelatase subunit CobN, with product MVSKLASYLVCILFCAISGQLNAATLFGIVTERAAPTAIEAAHRHLASHPNDRILLRTPAQLMAASDRQLSQWLAQADIVLAVSVFGDPSRRLKDAVARYARPQAAVLAMNGDSGLSLMSRNLSANKSGSLNNFPPETLRELALEHPPAAALAAATAYPTARHWLAARQIWQAGGTENTAALFAHLLDPRHTLAAVKPEPTLRLRVGDKELSDAAAWGGGEALGLKAMPTVVVLDLANMDGSAPTAICQRIEQRGLPCVQVLTRWGGASRNALERLPELIAPAKPKALIVLQDFVVGAAEGRETVTEAFKKLDVPVLKAIRLTDRNVTQWRLSPDGLPADSVQYRVALPELQGIGQPIVVSALGRSKLDRVTGIETRPPATLAVEVDRLAARVHRWLTLRSKANRDKRVAIIYYNHPPGRQNIGADNLDVPASLFDMLHALKAAGYTVGDLPASPEALLDRIMSHGVNLPEDRAALRELSSSVETIKAADYARWFATLPVRVQAEMTGGPLGRLQAEVLEAEAANERAVGRKRVDAVLKELRHLVDGADHPKRDQAIRDMQSLEAGYLACLADKPSHRCVTLAPLNRRLTGYGIEGLKGWGAAPGKVMVDSGKLLVPGITFGNVFIGPQPPRGWEVDEELLHANTSVTPPHQYLAFYHWLRDRFQADAIVHVGRHSTYEFLPGKAVGLTADDYPSLIAADLPGIYPYIVDGVGEGTQAKRRGLAVIVDHLTPPLAATPLYDQLLALRQLVESFQAASSESLKAQAARTIREQVIALNLKAELEASMADVLAVRGIDYEAADDDLLAHEVGHYLTKLQEKFMPFGLHIFGRTWSQQSLDLMLDSMRKGGIDDPHISRMLADSPRLEMRGLLAGLEGRYIPPGKGNDPLRSPDSLPTGRNFHAVDGDILPTRLGYRLGEELVGKALARSRSEQGSEGVILWASDAVRDEGVMVAFALAMMGAEPVWNARGIVTDVRLKPGAKRRDVIITTSGLFRDLYPNLINLIDRAGRMALAASAAGLSEERPEFKEALVAALGPVPTAIWGHEAAAENRIAREWMNRLAALRQSGLSASEAGRAAAQRIFGDAPGAYGTGVNRLTERSGAWRERDEIGRVYRNRMGHAYGLDDSGEASHAAFDTALDGIARTYHGRASNLYGLLDNNDAFDYLGGLSLAIEGRTGRPPEALILQHAEPGRADVEPLTSALLGELRGRFLNPAWLRPLMGHGYAGARTMGTEFLENLWGWQVTRPDLIKNWAWDEVKSVYFDDAHKLGLAQFLGEGQNAHVKAHMLAIFMVAAEKGFWNTDAATIKQMGGELARLVAKNGLPGSGHTAPNHPMWQWLSPQLDSADAHALGVTLAKSRGEEPAVAPRPPIQAAKTNPAVLPAKYQEATDAPTAPEAVPRYYELTEPDAPARDLVGRTINLLGLLAASLVLFSAGLWCGRQTS from the coding sequence ATGGTCAGTAAACTCGCATCCTATCTGGTTTGCATCCTCTTCTGCGCGATCTCTGGGCAGCTAAACGCGGCAACCCTATTTGGCATCGTCACTGAACGCGCTGCTCCGACTGCGATCGAGGCAGCGCACCGCCATCTCGCAAGCCACCCGAACGACCGCATTCTGTTGCGTACGCCGGCTCAACTCATGGCGGCGAGCGACAGGCAACTCAGCCAGTGGCTTGCGCAGGCCGACATCGTATTAGCGGTCTCTGTCTTCGGGGATCCCTCGCGGCGCCTGAAGGATGCCGTGGCGCGGTATGCCCGACCGCAAGCGGCTGTCCTGGCGATGAACGGCGACTCCGGTTTAAGCCTGATGAGCCGTAATCTTTCTGCGAATAAATCAGGCAGCCTGAATAACTTCCCTCCAGAAACCTTACGCGAGCTTGCGCTTGAACACCCGCCCGCAGCAGCACTGGCTGCCGCCACAGCTTACCCGACGGCCCGTCACTGGCTAGCCGCGCGCCAAATATGGCAGGCCGGCGGCACTGAAAATACGGCGGCGCTCTTCGCGCATCTACTTGACCCGCGCCACACCTTGGCAGCAGTGAAACCGGAACCGACGCTGCGATTGCGTGTCGGCGACAAGGAATTAAGCGATGCGGCAGCCTGGGGCGGCGGTGAAGCCCTTGGCCTGAAGGCGATGCCAACCGTCGTTGTCCTCGACCTCGCCAACATGGACGGCAGCGCTCCCACAGCTATCTGCCAGCGCATCGAACAACGGGGCCTGCCCTGTGTGCAGGTATTGACCCGCTGGGGCGGCGCTTCGCGGAACGCGCTCGAGCGCCTGCCCGAGCTGATTGCTCCAGCTAAGCCGAAAGCGTTGATTGTGTTGCAGGATTTCGTGGTGGGAGCCGCCGAAGGACGGGAGACTGTAACTGAAGCCTTCAAAAAGCTGGATGTGCCAGTGCTCAAAGCTATCCGCTTAACTGATCGTAACGTGACCCAGTGGCGTCTCTCACCCGATGGACTGCCGGCCGACTCCGTGCAGTACCGCGTTGCCTTGCCTGAGCTGCAGGGTATCGGCCAGCCTATTGTCGTCTCGGCGCTTGGACGTAGCAAGCTGGATCGGGTTACCGGCATTGAAACGCGACCGCCCGCCACATTGGCAGTGGAAGTTGATCGCCTCGCGGCCCGCGTCCATCGATGGCTGACGTTGCGCAGCAAGGCAAACCGGGACAAGCGCGTTGCCATCATCTATTACAACCACCCGCCGGGACGTCAAAACATCGGCGCCGACAACCTTGATGTGCCGGCGTCATTGTTCGACATGCTGCACGCGCTTAAGGCGGCAGGCTATACGGTCGGTGATTTGCCCGCGTCGCCGGAAGCGCTGCTCGATCGCATCATGTCTCACGGTGTGAATCTGCCGGAAGACCGCGCTGCGCTACGTGAGTTGAGCTCTTCCGTTGAAACGATCAAAGCAGCCGATTATGCCCGCTGGTTTGCGACGCTGCCGGTTCGCGTCCAGGCTGAAATGACGGGCGGACCGCTCGGACGGCTGCAGGCTGAAGTGCTCGAAGCCGAGGCCGCCAACGAACGTGCGGTCGGTCGCAAACGAGTCGATGCGGTGTTAAAGGAATTGCGTCATCTGGTGGACGGCGCCGATCATCCGAAACGCGACCAGGCAATCCGCGACATGCAGTCGTTGGAAGCCGGTTATCTCGCCTGCCTGGCCGACAAGCCGAGCCACCGTTGCGTTACGCTAGCCCCACTCAACCGCCGGCTGACGGGTTACGGTATTGAGGGACTGAAGGGGTGGGGCGCAGCGCCGGGCAAAGTAATGGTCGACAGCGGGAAATTGCTTGTGCCGGGTATCACGTTCGGCAACGTATTCATCGGTCCGCAGCCGCCGCGTGGCTGGGAAGTGGATGAGGAACTCCTGCACGCCAATACCAGCGTCACGCCACCGCACCAGTATCTCGCCTTCTATCATTGGCTGCGTGACCGCTTCCAGGCCGATGCGATCGTGCATGTAGGTCGCCACTCCACCTACGAATTCCTGCCTGGCAAAGCAGTAGGGCTGACGGCCGACGACTATCCAAGCTTGATCGCAGCCGACCTTCCCGGTATCTACCCCTATATCGTCGATGGTGTCGGCGAAGGAACCCAGGCAAAGCGTCGCGGCTTGGCCGTCATCGTCGATCACCTCACGCCACCGCTAGCCGCGACGCCCCTCTACGACCAGTTGCTGGCCTTGCGCCAGCTTGTCGAGAGCTTTCAGGCTGCCTCCAGCGAATCGCTGAAAGCCCAGGCCGCTCGCACCATCCGCGAACAGGTCATCGCTCTCAACCTGAAGGCAGAATTGGAAGCCTCGATGGCGGACGTGCTGGCAGTACGTGGCATCGACTACGAAGCGGCCGACGACGACTTGCTGGCTCACGAAGTCGGCCACTATCTGACCAAGCTGCAGGAAAAGTTCATGCCCTTCGGATTGCACATTTTCGGTCGTACCTGGAGTCAGCAGTCCCTGGATCTGATGCTCGACTCGATGAGGAAAGGCGGCATCGACGACCCGCATATCAGCCGCATGCTAGCCGATTCACCGCGCCTCGAAATGCGTGGCCTGCTGGCCGGGCTCGAGGGGCGTTATATCCCGCCCGGCAAGGGGAACGACCCGCTGCGTTCGCCGGATTCACTGCCGACTGGCCGTAATTTTCATGCCGTGGACGGCGACATCCTGCCGACCCGCCTTGGTTACCGTCTTGGCGAGGAACTGGTTGGCAAGGCCCTGGCCCGTAGCAGGTCGGAGCAGGGCTCCGAAGGTGTCATTTTGTGGGCTTCCGACGCGGTTCGCGACGAAGGTGTCATGGTCGCTTTCGCGCTCGCCATGATGGGTGCTGAACCGGTATGGAATGCTCGCGGTATCGTCACCGACGTCCGCCTCAAACCAGGGGCCAAGCGCCGCGATGTGATCATCACCACCTCTGGCCTGTTCCGCGACCTCTACCCCAACCTGATCAATCTCATCGACCGGGCCGGCAGAATGGCGCTGGCGGCTTCCGCTGCAGGCTTGTCCGAAGAGCGGCCTGAATTCAAGGAAGCATTGGTCGCGGCCCTTGGTCCGGTACCGACGGCGATCTGGGGCCATGAGGCGGCGGCCGAGAATCGGATTGCCCGCGAATGGATGAACCGTCTTGCCGCCCTCAGGCAATCCGGTCTTTCAGCCAGCGAGGCCGGCCGCGCTGCCGCCCAGCGTATCTTCGGCGACGCCCCTGGCGCATACGGTACCGGCGTCAACCGGCTGACCGAACGCTCAGGTGCCTGGCGCGAACGCGACGAAATTGGCCGCGTCTATCGCAACCGGATGGGTCACGCCTATGGCCTCGATGACAGTGGCGAAGCCAGCCACGCCGCTTTCGACACGGCGCTCGACGGCATCGCTCGTACGTACCATGGCCGTGCCAGCAACCTTTATGGCTTACTCGACAACAACGACGCCTTCGACTACCTCGGCGGCCTGTCGCTGGCAATCGAAGGCCGCACCGGGCGCCCGCCGGAAGCGCTGATCCTGCAGCATGCCGAACCCGGCCGGGCCGATGTCGAGCCACTGACAAGCGCACTGCTGGGCGAACTGCGTGGCCGATTCCTTAATCCCGCATGGCTCAGGCCGCTGATGGGTCACGGTTATGCCGGTGCCCGTACGATGGGCACGGAATTCCTCGAAAACCTGTGGGGCTGGCAGGTTACGCGTCCCGACCTGATCAAGAACTGGGCTTGGGACGAGGTGAAATCGGTCTACTTCGATGATGCGCATAAGCTCGGCCTCGCTCAGTTCCTCGGCGAGGGACAGAATGCGCATGTCAAGGCACACATGCTGGCCATCTTCATGGTTGCTGCTGAAAAGGGTTTCTGGAATACCGACGCTGCCACCATCAAGCAGATGGGAGGCGAACTGGCCCGACTCGTTGCCAAAAACGGCTTGCCCGGCAGCGGTCATACCGCGCCGAACCACCCGATGTGGCAGTGGCTTTCGCCGCAACTCGACAGCGCTGATGCGCATGCGCTCGGTGTGACGCTGGCCAAATCACGAGGTGAAGAGCCCGCTGTTGCACCCCGCCCGCCGATCCAAGCCGCCAAGACGAACCCCGCGGTCCTACCGGCAAAATACCAGGAAGCGACAGATGCGCCGACCGCTCCCGAAGCCGTGCCGCGTTACTACGAACTGACCGAACCTGATGCACCGGCAAGAGATCTTGTCGGTCGTACCATCAACCTGCTCGGTTTGCTTGCCGCAAGCCTTGTCCTGTTTAGTGCCGGCCTGTGGTGCGGCCGGCAAACCTCATAA
- a CDS encoding TonB-dependent receptor, which translates to MKYSNQFAIRSFKHNPLVATLFGASILGFSPTSIAQDNVLPAVSVDASRTSQIGVAESANAGFVTQEQLEARTVYRAGETLEAMPGLIVSQHSGEGKANQFYLRGFNLDHGTDLRTSVDGMLVNQRSHGHGQGWTDLNFLIPELANRLDYKKGPYYASEGDFASAGAVSVLYPNRLDQGLASIGIGQNGYRRTLLMDAPKAGNGNLLYALELFHNDGPFTNPDDYRKLNGVLRYSEGTTANGFNVTAMAYRGNWNATDQIPRRAVESGLIGRFDAIDPTDGGNARRYSLSSAWRQSTASGSTNVNAYVIRNELDLYSNFTYFDVDPVNGDQFNQRDKRTTTGMNASHTWPTRMFGRESDNTIGLQLQNDNIFNGLFGTAARQRLSTTRADHIVESSAGIYFENNTRWTDTFRTVAGLREDFYRFNINSDNPANSGKANDSIASPKLSLIFGPWAKTEYYFNIGSGFHSNDARGTTITIDPASGEAADRVPPLVRSKGAELGIRTEIIPGLQSSFSVYQLDFDSELVFVGDAGTTEAGRPSRRLGFEFNNYYKPTDWLTIDADLAFARARFRGFDPTGRHIPGAVEGVASVALAVNNIGPYFGALQLRYFGPRPLIEDNSVRSKSTATLNGRIGYKINKKTRIELEGFNLTNRKDSAIDYYYASRLTNEPVGTSTDDIHFHPIESRSFRVTLNMNF; encoded by the coding sequence ATGAAATACTCCAACCAATTCGCAATTCGGTCTTTTAAACATAATCCGCTCGTCGCGACCCTCTTCGGCGCTTCAATTCTCGGCTTTTCTCCGACATCCATAGCACAGGATAACGTCCTGCCCGCAGTAAGCGTCGATGCATCACGGACAAGCCAGATCGGCGTTGCGGAGTCGGCGAATGCCGGTTTCGTCACCCAGGAGCAGCTGGAGGCTCGTACTGTTTACCGGGCAGGTGAAACACTGGAAGCCATGCCCGGATTGATTGTCAGTCAGCATAGCGGTGAGGGCAAAGCGAATCAGTTCTACCTCCGCGGGTTTAATCTTGATCACGGAACGGACCTTCGTACCTCCGTCGACGGCATGCTGGTCAATCAGCGCAGCCATGGCCACGGCCAGGGATGGACCGACTTGAACTTCCTGATTCCCGAACTCGCGAACCGACTCGATTACAAGAAAGGTCCTTACTATGCGTCTGAAGGTGATTTCGCTTCCGCCGGGGCCGTCAGCGTCTTGTATCCGAACAGACTTGACCAGGGTCTGGCAAGCATAGGCATAGGCCAGAACGGATATCGCCGGACTTTATTGATGGATGCTCCGAAAGCCGGCAACGGTAACCTGCTGTATGCGCTGGAACTTTTTCATAACGACGGACCGTTCACCAATCCGGACGACTACCGGAAGCTGAATGGCGTTCTGCGCTACAGCGAAGGCACGACGGCCAATGGCTTTAATGTCACTGCGATGGCTTACCGCGGCAATTGGAACGCCACGGACCAGATTCCCCGGCGCGCAGTCGAGAGCGGGCTGATCGGACGGTTTGATGCGATCGATCCGACAGATGGCGGCAATGCGCGCAGATACAGCCTGTCGAGCGCGTGGCGGCAAAGCACGGCATCCGGATCGACAAATGTGAACGCCTATGTCATCCGGAATGAACTCGATCTGTATTCCAACTTCACGTATTTTGATGTAGACCCGGTAAACGGAGACCAATTCAATCAACGCGACAAGCGCACGACGACCGGGATGAACGCAAGTCATACATGGCCGACCAGAATGTTTGGACGCGAGTCCGACAATACCATCGGACTGCAGCTACAGAACGACAATATTTTCAATGGACTATTTGGCACCGCCGCCCGGCAAAGGCTGTCGACGACACGGGCGGACCATATTGTTGAAAGTAGTGCCGGCATCTATTTCGAAAACAATACCCGCTGGACCGATACGTTCAGGACTGTGGCGGGTCTGCGCGAAGACTTCTACCGCTTCAACATCAATAGCGATAACCCGGCGAACTCGGGGAAGGCAAATGACAGCATCGCCAGCCCCAAGCTGAGCCTGATCTTCGGGCCGTGGGCCAAGACAGAGTATTACTTCAATATCGGTTCCGGATTTCATAGCAACGATGCGCGCGGCACCACGATTACGATAGACCCGGCCTCAGGCGAGGCTGCCGATCGCGTCCCGCCTCTGGTTCGCTCGAAAGGCGCCGAGTTAGGTATCCGTACCGAGATCATTCCAGGCTTGCAAAGCTCATTTTCCGTTTACCAACTCGACTTCGACTCGGAACTGGTGTTCGTCGGTGATGCCGGAACCACTGAAGCGGGCCGCCCGAGCCGACGTCTCGGTTTCGAGTTCAACAATTACTATAAGCCGACTGATTGGCTGACCATTGATGCCGATCTCGCATTTGCGAGGGCGCGTTTCCGTGGTTTCGATCCGACCGGACGACATATACCGGGTGCAGTCGAAGGCGTTGCCTCGGTCGCGCTCGCGGTAAACAATATCGGTCCGTATTTCGGCGCCCTGCAACTGCGCTATTTCGGCCCCCGCCCTTTGATTGAAGACAACAGCGTGCGCTCCAAGAGCACGGCGACCCTCAATGGCCGCATCGGCTACAAGATCAACAAGAAAACACGTATTGAACTGGAAGGATTCAATCTGACCAACCGGAAGGACTCCGCCATCGACTATTACTATGCTTCGCGCTTGACCAATGAGCCGGTCGGCACGTCAACCGATGATATCCACTTTCATCCTATTGAGTCGCGCTCGTTCAGGGTGACGTTGAACATGAACTTCTAG
- a CDS encoding MotA/TolQ/ExbB proton channel family protein translates to MNDSLSFAWLHEGVTWLLTPALAALLLACAIALIEAGIAVGERFYGLARLKTVGDVQRVQAVARHRLERADLLARIPPMLGLMATIIPLGPGLAALGKGDPAQLASAVTVAFDATVLGLLAGMGGLVIGKLRRRWYEETLEAME, encoded by the coding sequence ATGAACGATTCGTTATCCTTCGCCTGGCTACATGAAGGCGTCACCTGGCTACTGACGCCAGCGCTCGCTGCACTATTGCTAGCATGCGCCATCGCCCTCATTGAAGCAGGGATCGCTGTCGGGGAACGCTTTTACGGCCTTGCCCGGCTTAAGACCGTCGGCGACGTGCAGCGCGTCCAGGCTGTCGCTCGCCATCGCCTCGAACGCGCTGACCTGCTGGCTCGCATTCCGCCCATGCTTGGCTTGATGGCCACCATCATTCCGCTTGGCCCGGGATTAGCCGCGCTTGGCAAGGGTGATCCCGCACAATTGGCCAGCGCGGTCACCGTCGCATTCGACGCTACCGTGCTGGGACTATTGGCAGGAATGGGCGGCCTGGTCATCGGTAAGCTGCGGCGCCGCTGGTACGAAGAAACACTGGAGGCGATGGAATGA
- a CDS encoding substrate-binding domain-containing protein, translating to MKISITPRWAIQAPSHDTITPAIDATMLIQLLTNIQISGSIASAGRSMGLSYRHVWGLLRDAEQVLGATLITKHPGHGTYLSDLANLLIQADKRIVARLAPTLESLASELEAELRKALPTEGAVLRLCASHGFAVETMLNMMREKDLLVEVRYRNSTEALAALANADCDMAGFHVPVGTFQQQAIEQYMRWLSPGHMLIHLATRRQGLFTARDNPHGINGLKDLTRKDIRFVNRQNGSGTRMLMEMMLKKQRISPHKITGFETAEFTHAAVAAYIASGMADVGFGIETAAHRFGLHFIPLAEERYFFAVRKTALDLSTVQDTLSVLRSGRFQAAVSQLPGYESSGAGTVISVQDAFQLAPDRPKGPKQIA from the coding sequence ATGAAAATATCCATCACACCACGCTGGGCGATACAGGCTCCCTCGCACGACACGATTACTCCAGCCATCGATGCGACGATGCTCATCCAGCTGCTGACGAATATACAAATCTCGGGGTCGATAGCCTCTGCCGGGCGTTCGATGGGCTTGTCGTACCGGCATGTCTGGGGCTTGCTTCGCGATGCAGAGCAAGTGCTTGGGGCGACGCTGATCACTAAACATCCTGGTCATGGCACCTACCTGAGCGACCTGGCAAATCTGCTTATTCAGGCAGACAAGCGTATCGTGGCCCGGCTTGCCCCAACGCTAGAATCCCTGGCATCGGAACTCGAAGCGGAACTTCGGAAAGCCTTGCCTACCGAAGGCGCGGTACTGCGGCTTTGTGCCAGTCACGGCTTCGCGGTAGAGACGATGCTCAATATGATGAGGGAAAAGGATTTGCTGGTCGAAGTGCGTTATAGAAACAGTACGGAAGCACTTGCAGCACTTGCCAACGCCGACTGCGACATGGCGGGTTTCCATGTACCGGTTGGCACTTTCCAGCAGCAGGCGATAGAGCAATACATGAGGTGGCTGTCTCCCGGCCATATGCTTATTCACTTGGCAACGCGCCGTCAGGGATTGTTCACGGCTCGTGATAATCCACACGGGATTAACGGACTGAAGGACCTTACCCGGAAAGATATTCGGTTCGTCAACAGGCAGAATGGTTCCGGCACTCGCATGCTAATGGAAATGATGCTGAAAAAGCAGCGCATTTCACCCCATAAGATCACGGGTTTTGAAACAGCCGAGTTCACCCATGCGGCAGTTGCAGCGTATATTGCAAGCGGCATGGCCGATGTTGGGTTTGGCATTGAAACAGCCGCACATCGATTTGGTCTGCATTTCATTCCTTTGGCCGAGGAACGGTATTTTTTTGCGGTGAGAAAGACGGCACTGGATCTTTCAACTGTTCAAGACACGCTCTCAGTTCTCAGATCCGGAAGGTTTCAGGCGGCAGTATCGCAGTTGCCGGGATATGAATCATCCGGTGCCGGTACGGTGATATCGGTTCAGGATGCATTTCAGTTGGCACCGGATCGACCGAAAGGACCAAAGCAGATCGCCTGA